One Archangium violaceum genomic window, GTCGTCCACGCGCTCGCGGATGCGCGCGGTGAGGAAGGCGAAGCCCTCCAGCAGCCGCTCCACGTCGGGATCCGCGCCACGCTCGACCAACAGGCCGGCGACGCTCGGGTTGGCCAGCCCGAAGGCCCGGCCCATCTCCCGGAGGTAGCTGAGCTCGCTCAGGTAGTACTTGCTGAACATCCTCGCCCTTTCACCAGAGGTCGACCCGCCCGCCGGGTTGCAACTCGGTATGGAAGCGCACGGTGCCGCGCGCGTCCTTGATGTTGAGCTGCGCGATGATGTCGAACCGCAGGGCGGTCGGGTCCTGCTCGTCGGGGACGTGCATGACGACGACGTTCTTCAGCCGCGGCTCGAACTCCTGGATGGCCGTGCGGATGGACTGCTGCATCCTCGGGATGGCCGCAGGGAACAGGTGGATGATGTCGTTGAAATCCATGATGCCGAAGCCAGGGGCGGCCGCTGCCTCTCCCTTGCGGGTGTTGAGCAGGACCCGCAGGTGCTCGGCGATGGCGGCCACCGCGTTGCCTCGGGGCGCGAGCGCGCCGTGGCTGCTGGAGGCCAGACGTGTCAGGAGTCCTCGTTCGGCCATGGCGTGCGGAGGCTGCTCCGGAGCGCTCGCGTTTCACGCGGGCGCTCCGGGAGCGGAACGGACTAGCGCTGCGCGTCCCAGGTGTCGGTGTGCGTCACGCCGCCGTTGGTGATGGTCCAGTCGATCGTGTGGAACACGAAGGTGACCTCCTCCATGGCGGGCAGGTTGGTGCTGGCCGGCACGAAGCTGTCCGGCACGTGCTGCTTGATGCTGTTGATGCGGCCCTTCTTGATGGCGATGGTGTAGAACTGCTCGGTGGTGCCATCACCGGTCGGGTTGGGGCGGAAGAACTTGAAGGTCGCGTCGATGACCTGGTTCTCGCACAGGGCCTTCATGAGCAGCGGGGACGACTTGTCGATGCGCTTCACGATGCGCATCGGCGGGTACTGACGGCGACCCGTCGCCAGGCCGGAGCCCGACTCGCGCGCGGTGATGACCTCGTGCTCGAAGGACACGCACTCGATGGAGTCCTGGCGACCCAGGCTCGTCTGGGTGCTGTCACCCTTGATGTCCGTGCCGTTCGCCTTCAGGTACAGGTGTACTGTCTCAGCCATAAGCCACCTCGGTGTGTGCGCCGCGTACGGCGCGGAAGACCGGGCCCCTTGGGGCCCGGGGTTGATGGAGCCCGCGTTCAGCGGAACCACGAATCACGGGTGCGACGGGCTCACTCCTTGTCCAGCTTGCCCACCAACGACAGGGTGAAGGACGCGCCCATGTACTTGAAGTGCGGGCGCACCTGCAGGCTGCAACGATACCAGCCGGGCTGACCCTCCACATCCTCAACCGTCACGCGGGCGGCGCGCAGCGGGCGGCGCGAACGCACGGCGGGCGCCGGGTCGTCCATGTCGGCGATGTACTGGCTCATCCACTGGTTGAGCTCGCGCTCCAGGTCCGAGCGCTCCTTCCAGCTGCCAATCTGCTCGCGCTGGAGCACCTTCACGTAGTGCGCCAGCCGCGTCATGATGAACATGTAGGGCAGCTGCGTACCGAGGCGGTAGTTGGTCTCCGCCGCCTTACCCTCCGGCGTGCTGCCGAAGAACTTGGCCTTCTGCGCCGAGTTGGCCGAGAAGAAGGCCGCGTTGTCCGCGTCCTTGCGGAACACCAGGCCGATGAAGCCCTCCTCGCTCAGCTCGTACTCGCGCCGCTCGGTGAGCATCACCTCGGTGGGGACCTTGGTCTGGATCTCCCCCATGGCCTCGTACTGGTGCAGCGGCAGCATCTCCACCGCGCCACCGGACTGCGGGCCGATGATGTTCGGGCTCCAGCGGAACTTGGCGAACGAGTCCGCCACGCGGGTGGCGAACGCCGTGGAGGCGTGGCCCCACAGGTAGCGGTCATGGTGGCCGACCACGTCCTCGTTGAAGTTGAAGGCCTTCACGGGGATGGTCTTCTCACCGTAGGGCAGGCGCAGCAGGAAGCGCGGCATGCACAGGCCCACGTAGCGCGCGTCCTCGCTCTCGCGGAACGAGTGCCACCGGGCGTACTGCGGACCCTCGAAGAGGGACTTGAGGTCCTTGAGGTTCGGCAGGTTGAGGAAGTTCTGCTCGCCGAACATCTCCGGGCTGGCGTTGGCGATGAAGGGCGCGTGCGCCATGGCCGCCACGGACGCGCACTTGCGCAGCAGGTCGATGTCCTGCGGGCCCGGGCCGAAGTCGTAGTTGCCCAGCAGCAGGCCGTAGGGCTTGCCACCGAACACGCCGTACTCGTTGGAGTACACCAGCCGGTACAGGCCGCTCTTCACCACCTCGGGGGAGTCCTCGAAGTCCTTGAGCAGGTCCTCCTTGGAGACGTTGAGCATCTCCACGCGGATGTTCTCGCGGAAGTCCACCCGGTCCACGAGGAACTTCAGCGAGCGCCACGCGGACTCCAGCTTCTGGACGTCCTGGTGGTGCATGATCTCGTTGACCTGGGACGTCAGGCGCCGGTCGATCTCCGCGATCATCGCGTCGACGAGGGCCTTGTCCACGCGCTCCTCGGAGCGGTTGGGGGCCAGCATCTCGGTGATGAAGGCTTCCACGCCCCGGCGGGCGACGTCATAGCCCTCGTCCTTGGGCTTGATCTTCGCCTCGGAGAGGATCTCGTCGAGCAGGGAGGGCGAAACGGCCGCCGCGGCGCCCGCTGGATTCTGGGTCTGGGTCTGGGTGCTCATGGGTCACGCTCTCGCTGCTGGACTACTTCTTGGAATCACCGTTGCCATCGGCCTTGAGGCCAAGCTCGTCGATGAGGCGCTTGCGGCCCTCGTCGTCGGCGAGCATCGCCTGGAGCTTCTTGCGGAAGGCGGGGACGTTGCCCAGGGGCCCCTTGAGCGCGTGCAGCGCGCTGCGCAGCTCCAGCAGCTTCCGGAGCTCGGGCACCTGGTTGACGATGCTCTCGGGCGCGAAGTCCGCCAGGCTCTTGAACTGCAGGGACACGGCCAGGTTGGCGCCGTCCTCGTTGGACAGCTTGTCCGTGACGGAGATGTCCACCTTGAGGTCCTGCTGCGCCATGACCTCGGTGAAGTTCATCTTGTCGACGTTGATGGGAGCGCGATCCTCCAGCGGGCGGTCATCCTGCCGGCCGGTGAAGTCACCCATCATCAGCATCTTGAGGGGCAGCTCGACCTGCTCCTGCATGTTACCCGTTGCGGGCTTGTAGACGATGTTGACGCGCTCGGTAGGGGCGACGGAACTCTCTTTGCTCATCTGCTGCTATCTCCTCTTGAGTGAGGTGGGTGGTGCGTGGGCTCGTCGCCAGTTGAAGCTTGTCCGAGAATGCTGCCCCAGTGTCAGGGTTGAACGCGCAGGGCGGCAGCGGGGTCGAGCTGGGCGAGACGACGATAACGGATCCAAAAATCTCCTACCAGACCATCTGGTGAATCTTTTCCGGCGAGGACACAGGTGAGGAACCCCTCGAGACATGCGGCGGCGAGCGCGGGCTCCCAGGAGTCCAGCGCTTGCGCGGTGCACTCGGCATCGAGCGCTTCGTAGAGCGCGCGGGCCGTGGTGAGCTGTCCTGCTTGGACGCACATACGTGCCAGGTGCAGCCGCGCGACGAAGCGCGCGCGGGCCGTGCTGGCCGAGGCGAGACGCGCCTGGTGTTGCGCGAGCGTTTCCCCCTCGGCGGACGCGTCCTGCGCGGGGGTGTCGAGCTCTCGGGGAAGGGGCGCTGGGATGATGATGTTCCGGGGCGCGGCGGTGGGCTTCGCGAGCACCTCGCGCTGCAGCCATTCCTTGGTGGCCGCGTCCGCCATGGGCGTGCCATCCGCCGCCACCAGGTCCACCACCGCGGGCATGCGCTTGAGCAGACTGCTCAGCTCCAGCAGCAATGCCTCACGTGCGGACGCATGGGTGGGGCCAAGCGATGTCAGGGCATGCGCGCTGAAACGCTGCAAATCCAGCACGAAGCGATGCTGGGTCATGGCGGACTCTGCTTCGTCGAGCAGCTCCGCCCAGCGTGAATGGTTTGTCAGGGTTTCCAACTTGGTGCGCAGCGGCGCGGGCAGCGGCGGGAGGGATGTCCTGCCATTGGCGCCGGTGGGAGGAGGCTGTGAGATGTGCAGCCACAATCCGGTGCGCAGCAGTCTGTAGGCGAGCGGGTCGGCTGGATTGGCCCGGCGCAGCACCCCGGAGGCGGAAGCCAGCGACGAGCCGATGTTGCGCAGGAAGTCCGCGGCGGCCTCCGCGCTGGTGAGCTCACCGGTGGGGGCGGAGGGGAGCTGCGCGGCCAGGGCCGCCACCGCGGCGGAGGGCGCGGCGGGGGCCGGCGTGGGCGCCGCGGGAGCGGGTGGAGGAGCGGGCGTGGGTGGAGGCGTGACGGCGGGGGCGGGGGTGGTACCCGTCGTCGCCGGGCTCTCCGCGGGGGCCGCCGGCGTGGAAGGGGCGGTGGGTGGGACGGGCGCCTGCGCGGGAGCGGCCGTCGTGGGCGCCGCGGCCTGCTGGGGCATGCTCGCGCGCAGCCGCTCGAGGCTCGTGAGGATCGGTCCGAGCGCCGGGCCCTGTGAGGCGAGGCGCGTGCGCGTCACCTCGGCGAGCTTCGACACTGCGGAGGACAGGGCTTCCACCACCGCGGGCGAGGTGCTCTCGGCCTGCACGGTGGGGAGCACGTGCTTCATGCGCTCCACGTACCAGGACAGCGCGAGCCCGCGGCTGCGCAGGCGCGAGGCCTCCGGGAAGAGTCCCTGCCAGTAGCGCTCGGTGAGCTCCGCCAGCAGCGTCGCCCCGGTGATGGCGCCGGGCAGGCCCTCGGTCATGTACAGCCCGAAGGCGAAGTAGGAGGCCAGCCACAGGTCCTTGGTGGTCGTCTGCAGCAGCTCCCCGGCGTTGCGGACGACCTCGTCCCAGCGTACGGCGTCTCCCGTGGGGGACTCGAGCTTGGCCACCTCGGCGAAGATGTTGTCGTAGGTGGGGTGATGCTTGGACGGGGCTCCGCAGGGAGCCTCGTCGGAGATGGGCTGGAGCCACGTGTTGGCGCGCTCGCGGAAGATGTCGTTGGAGGGCGTCATGAGGGGCGCTCCTTCATCGCGCGAGGGCACGCAGGAGCTGCTCGAGCGTGCTGTTGGAGGAATCGATGACCTGGCGCTGCGAGGCGGACAGCGCCTGCTTCGCCTGCGCCATCGCGGCGGGCTTCTCGGTGCGCAGGGGCCAGAGGTTGCTCCCCGAGCGCGTGGGTTGGGCCAGGTGCAGCAGGAGGGTAGGGGGCGCGGCGCCCAGGCAGAGCAGGAGCCGCGGCTGCTGCCCGTCGGACCAGAAGAAGGACGGAGGCAGGGATGACCAGCGCAGCAGCCGCGTGGCGAGCTCCAGCCAGGTGACGGGCCCCATGTGCGGGGGATAGGGACAGTCCAGCATCACGCCGGCCAGCCCCTGCTCGCGGTGGCGCTCTCCCGCGCAGGCCGTGAGGAAGGTGTGCAGCGCGTAGTAGCGCCCCTCGGGAGCCTGGTTTCCATTGACGTGCTGGAGCAGCTCCGCGCAGCGCTTCTCGGAGAGCAGTGCCTCCCGGAGTCGCTCGGCCACCCGGATGTCACCGGGCCGCACGGTGGGCAGCTTCGCCGTGCGCTCCTGCAGCTTCGGCACGTCGAGCGAGCCGGCCTCCCGCAGCAGCTCCACGCTGGCCCGGAGGAAGGGCTGATAGGTCTCCGGCAGCAGCGCGTAGCGTCCGACCACGTCCGAGGCGGGCAACTCCTGGAAGATGGCCAGCGGAAAGGCACGCCCCACACTGTCCGCGCTCGGCGCCAGCACGCCCACCAACACCGAGCTCTCGCCGGGTGCGGTGAAGACGAAGCTGGCGTGAGCCGTGGGCAGTGCGCTCCGAGCCCCGTGCAGCCGGCCGGTGCTCTCCTCCATCCAGCGGAAGAGGTACCGGGCCAGGGGGCTGGCCGCGTTGTGCCGGACGAACTCCGCGTGGCGCGGAGCCTTGCCCAGCAGCCCGATGTGAGGCGCCTGCGTCATCCTCAAGGAGCTCCGTTGGTGCTCACCATCTCGATGCAACCCTTGCCACCCCGGGCGATGCCGTTCGGGGGCGTCAGGCCCGGATCCCGGAAGATCTGCAGCAGTCGAGAGGTGTTGTTGCCAGACAGACCGAAGAACGGGTTGGCGGTGCGCTCGGGGCGGAAGTCGATGGCGACGAGCGCCCCGTTCATGTCCTCGATCTCCCAGACGGCGGTGAAGAAGCGGCCGTCTCCGCTGGGCTCGATGCGCTTCACGCGCTCGAGCAGGCGGAACAGGCCCCACTCGCCGGGCTCATCGATGTCCGCGGTGGCACCGGAGGCGTTCTCCACGTGGATGTGCGCGCCCAGCTTTCCGGCCTGGCCGGGCCAGCTCATCGGCTTCCAGATGTTGTCCGGACCGTTGCGGTACATCTCGTCGGTGCCGTCGATCGTCAGGGTGATGGCGGAGATCTCGGACGGCGAGGTGTCCGGCGACGTGCCCGCGCGCACGCGCACCTGGAAGCGGACGAGCGGATCCACGGTGTCACCCGGGAAGAGGGTGATGGCCAGGTTGTTGGACTTCTCCAGGAAGGTGAGCAGGTCCTCGCGGTACATGTCGCGCGTGTTGAGGTTGGCGAACGTCCACTTGCGGCCGGAGGTGACGACCTCGTCGGCCAGGTTCTGCTGGATGAACTTGCGCAGCGTGCCTCCCGAGGGCCGCAGGAACTCCGAGAGCTCCGCCAGGGGGGCGTCCTGCATCGACTCGCGCACGAACGGATAGCGGTTGGCCATGAGCTGGGCGAAGGGCTTGGTGACGGCCTCGCACCAATCGTTGCTCTTGGTCTGCGCCACGCCGGCGAAGACGATGGAGCGCATGTCCTGGAAGGGCGGCAGCAGCAGCTTCTCCAGGATGGGTCCGCCGCTCTCGTACTTCTTGACGAGCATGGCCACGCTCTCGCGCGTGGTCTTGATCTTCTCGAGCAGGGCGCCGGACTCCGAGGGCTTCTCCTTCACGCCCAGCAGGGAGATGAGCACCAACGCGAGCTGGTCCTGGTAGAAGTCGAGCGCCGTCAGCTTCTCCTCGCCGTCCTCGGAGCGCGACTCCTCGGTGGTGAACTTGATGAGGGTGGCGAACTCCTTCTCCACGTCGCGGGGCCCGAGCGTGTACTCACCCGTGGACGCATTCGGGTCGATGAGCCTCGGCTCGTCCTTCTTCTCGTTGGAGAAGACCTGCTCGAGGGCCCTGCGGGCCGCGCTCTTCTCCTCCTGCTTCGGCGTGCGTACCAATTGCACGTTGTAGGAGAGCGCCCGGAACAGCTTGCCGAAGGCGGGCGGCTTGCCACGCGTGAGGCTCTCGAGCAGCGCCTGCATCTGGTCCACGTTATCCGGCGGCCGGACGGTGATGGACTGGAGGAAGTCCTTCCACTCCTGGATGTACTGTTGGTAGTAGCGCGTGCGCAGCTCGGCGCGGGACTGCTCCTCGTCTTCCTTGGCGTCCCGGTCCAGCACCCAGGCTTCCTTGTTCTTGAAGGCGGACTCCAGCCGCGAGCGCACCACCTGATCCCACGCGACCTTGGTGAAGGCACCGCGGACGCGCTTGGTGGCGCGCATGGCGGGCACGGCGCCGACGATGTCATCCAGCGTCTGGTCCGGGTACTCGCGGCTCACGTCGGAGACGATGCGATCCATCTCCAGCGTGGTCACGGGGACGCGGTTGAGCGCTCTGCGCGTGGCACGCACGATGTTGTTGTTGCGCGCGAAGGCGAGCTGCTCCGGCTCCGCCGCCAGCATCTGGATGTACGTGCGGGCGTGGCGGGTGATGGCCTGCTGCAGGTTGGCCTCTCCGCCCGAGCCCTTCACGTGGGTCCAGTGACGGACCATCTGGTCCACCAGCCAGTCCTGGTGGGCGTCGTCGAGCGCCGGCTCACGCGGCGTGTGCGGCCAGGTAATGAGCAGGTACATCTTCAGCGCATCGAAGTGGCGCGCGTAGTCATCGGAGCCGGGCTTCCAGTCCGGCGAGTCCTGGTTCTGCGCGAACAGGTTGAGGTTCTGCTCGATGCGCTCGTACTGGTTGCCGAGCAGCACCCGGCGCAGGGCGGTGTTGTAGAAGGACTGCGCCAGCGGGAAGAGCTTGTCACCCTCGTACAGACCGAAGCGCAACCAGAAGGGGGCTCCCTCCGTCTTGTGCTTCGTCAACTCCTGGAGCTGGGCCTGCAGCGGGGTCAGGTCCGTGATGCGCGAGAGGTCGTCCCGGTCATCCAGACGCACGGCGGTGATGGCATCGCGCACGTCGCGCGCCAACGTCCGGTTCTGGAAGTAGGAGATGATGGGGAGCACCAGCAGCAGGGCCGCGGCGGTGAAGTAGGTGGCCGTGAGTATCAGCTGACGGCGGCGGTAGCGCTGCTCCTCGATGGAGCTGCGGGCGGCCATCTCCTGGTCCTGGAACATCACCTTGGTGAAGATGTCCCACAGGAAGTAGCTGCGGCCCTCCGCGCTCGGCTCGGGCTGCGGACGCGAGTCCCCGAAGAGCTCCCCCGAGGAGCCCGACAGCCGCTCCATCGGCTTGACCTCCTGGGTTCCGCTGGTGAAGTACAACCCGCGCATCACCGGCGTGTCCTGGTACACGTTGTCCAGGAAGAGCGGCTGGACGAACTCGGCCAGGTTCTTGCGCAGCTCGGCGAAGCGCTGCGGGAACTGGTAGATGTTCTCGCGCGCCTCCAGCCGGCGCTCCTGGCCCAGCCGCTTGACCGTGCGCTGCTCCAGCACGTTCACCAGCTCGTCGAAGCGCTCCAGCAGCAGGTCCGTGGACGCCTCCGCCTGGGCGCCCATGGGCACGGTGAAGCCCCAGATCTGCCCGCGCTCGGAGCGCGTCAGGTCCGCGTACATCTCCGTGAAGCCGGGGAGGAGATCACACTTGGTGACCATCAGGTACACGGGCACCAGCGTGCGCAGACGCGAGGTGATCTCATCCAGGCGCTCGCGGATGCTCTGCCCCAGCTCGCCGGCGACCTGGGGATCCACCCCCATCAGCTCGCTGACGCTCACCGCCACGATGAGGCCGTTGATGGGCCGCTTCGGGCGGTACTTCGTCAGCGTGTCGAGGAAGGCGAACCACTCGGGCTTGTCGTCCTCGCTGCTCACGTAGCGGCCGGCGGTGTCGAGGATGACGGCTTCGTTCGTGAGCCACCAATCGCAGTTGCGCGTGCCGCCCACACCTCGTACGCCGCCACCCTTGGCGGAGAGGTAGGGGAACTTCAGACCCGAGTTGCGCAGCGCGGTGCTCTTGCCCGCGCCCGGCGGTCCGACGATGAGGTACCAGGGCAGCACCGCGAGCGCATCCTTGCGGCCCCGCGACAGCTTGGAGGTCTTGAGCGCCTCCACCGCCTTGGAGAACTCGGCCTGCATGGCCTTGATCTCCGGCTGCAGGTCCGGCCGGACCGTCTTGACCTGCTCCTCGGCCTGCGCCTCCAGCGCGCCCTCGAGCTTCTTGGCCGCCTTGCGCGACTTGATCTTCCCGACGATCCACTTGCAGAGCGCGAACAGCAGGAACACGCCCGCGGTGATGAGCCCCGTGAGGATCGGCGGAGCTCCCAGCATGGCGACCGCGCCCCAGGCCAGTCCCACCAGGAACGTGATGACGAGTGCCCAGATCATCGCGTCTCTCCCGTGTGGGTGGCCATGTGGAGCTTGATCTCGTTCAGGAAGGTGTCGACGGCGCCATCCAGGCTGACCACCAGCCCGCCATAGACGAGCACGGCGAGCGCCAGCGCCCCGAGCGAGATGATCATCGGGGACAGCCTGCGCTTGCCGGCGAGCATCGACTCGGAGGGCCGCTCACCGTGTGGCGACAGCACGTCGAAGTCGAAGGGTTTGGCTCGCTCCAGGTCCTTCTGGACCGAGTCGATGAGCGTCATCAGCTCCAGCTCGCCGCCGCGGATGCGGTAGCGGCCCTGGAAGCCGAAGAGCATGCACAGGTAGTAGACCTGCAGCACCTCGGCGCGGTGTGGATCCTTCCGGATGGCCTGCAAGCGGTGGAAGAAGCCGTCACCGGCGACGTTCTCGTTGAAGTACTGGAGCTGCAGCAGGTTGGTCATCCAGAACGAGCGGTAGGGCTCGGGCCGGGTGAGCGCGACCTCGTCGAGCAGGGCGACCAGGGCATAGGCCATGTCCTGGGCGTCCTGGTGGCTGAAACCCAGCACGGCCGCGCGCCGCAGCATCTCGTCCACGACGCCGCGCAGGCGGTGATGCAGCACCTCGGGAGGGGGAACCGCGGCGGCATCCGAGTTGCGGATGCGGATCGCCGCGTCGAAGCAGTCCTTGGTGGCTTCGGTGACTCGTTGCATGGCGTTCGGTCGTCAGCGGCTGGCGGTGGGGACGGCGAGCAGCTCCACCGTCGTCTGTGCGGCGTCGAAGGGGTGCGGCAGGTAGAGCGCGAGCGTTCGATCCCTCATCGCGTTCTTCCAGTAGCCGTCCGAGGTGAAGAGGGTGAAGTAGAGGACCCCCGGCTGGATGGGCACCTCGGGCGGGGGGCGGTAGTTGACCTGGATGGGGACACCGGGCGAGGTGGCCTGCACCAGGTTCTGGATGTCGCCCCAGCTGGCCAGCTTGGCGAGCTTGGGCAACTGCTCCGCCACCGTGCGCTCCGGCAGCTCGCTGCGCACGGAGAGGAAGAACTGGCCACAACGATCCAGCCGCTCGTCCTCGAGCTTCCCGCGGTAGAGCCGGTCGTCGCCGGACTGCAGCTGCACCGTGAGGCACTGCTCGAGCGCCACGGAGCGCATCAGCGACTGGAGGCGGCGGAACAGCTCCTCGAAGGTGACGCGCAGCTGGATGAACTGGAAGGGCGGCAGCGTGGTGGGATCCGCGTCCGCGGCGAAGGTGCACAGCTGTCCCGCGCACTGGCTGAGCGCCAGGTAGAGCGCGTGCGGCCGCATGTTGCCCGCGTCGATGGCGTGCTGGAGCAGCGGGATGATGCCGTTGAGGGCGCTGAGCTCCAGGAAGAGCGTCACGTCCGAGGCGGTGAACTCGAGCGCGGACGCGTCCCGGTGCCGGCGCCGCGAGGCGAGCTGGCGCTGCTTGGCCACGATGAGCCGCAGCAGCGTGCGCAGCTCGCTCATGATGTAGGGCGAGGCGTCGATGCGCAGCGCGGGCGGGATGTAGTTCTCGACGAGCGTCAGGCTGCCGGAGCGATCGCGCGACAGCTCGGCGATCTTGATGGCGTCGTAGTCCTCGCGCGGCTCGGTGCCGAAGAGCAGCTTGACGTTGCGCTGCGCGAAGGCCACCGGGACGATGGAGGTGGACGCGGTCAGGTCGTTCACCGGCCGGTTGGTCGGGGTGAAGCGGGGGTTGCCGCCGATCCGATCTCCACCACCATAGCTCTCCACGCCGCTGCGCTCGCGCGGAACGCCGAGGTAGACGTCCAGCACCTGCTGCGCTGGCGGGAAGACGCCCTCCGTGGGGCGGGCCGGCGGGGCCTCGGGATCGCCACTGTGGAAGCCGATGGGCATTCCGTCGGGAAGGACGCCGTTGAAGTGGCGCAGCTGCACGCGGCCGGCGCGCAGGGCCTCCATGTCGAACTCCAGGGAGTAGACGCCCCAGGGATAGGGCTCCACCGCCCCCAGCCGGAGGTCCAGCAGGTTCTCATGATAGAGGTCGAGCTGCTGCATGTGGTGGGGACTCATGAACATCCCCTCCGACCAGACAACGCGCTGCGCGTTCTTCATGCACTCCTCTTGGGATGCGATGGCACCTCGGCCTCGTCGGACTGAGCGGCGGGAGCCGGCTCCGTCAGCGTGGCCTGGGGGCGAAGAATGTCGATCTGATAGCCCTGGAGCCGGTAGCGAAGCCGCACATCCCAGGGCTTGGGCTCGCCCTGGTCTCCCGCGGGCCTCTCGACGCACAGGGGCGGAGGCACGGGATCCAGTGCGCTGACGGTCCGCCACGAGTAGCCGAGCGGCTGGCGGAAGTGGCCCATGGTCAGGATGAAGCGGGCCTTGGGATCCCGCTGGATCCACCGCTGGAGTTTCTGGCCCGGGGCGACGGTGAACTCGGCCACCTGGAGCAGGTCCTCTCCGAGGTACTCCTTGGGGCGGTTCCAGAGGTCGCGGAAGCCCGCGCGCTCCAGCTTCGCGCTGTCCTTGAGCTGGATGACCTGCACCACGGTGGGCAGCGAGCGTCCGCGCGGATCAGGATTCACCTGATCGGAGACATCCAGGACGACCTGCATGGGAGGAGGGGTCTCGCACGGCGTGGGCCCCACGCGCTTCGCACACGAGGTACCGGTGGCTGCCGCGAGCAGGAGAGTGAGCAGAACCCTTTTGTCTCGACTACCGGAACGGACGCATGCCTTGGGGCATGCCTGTGGCTGTGCCTTCACGAGTCCTCGTCTCACGTGCGGTGTTTCCCCCCTCCACAGGTCTGATGGACGGCGTGAAACCTGCCAGAGTGTACGAAAGGCTGCAAGTCCAGGGACCGTGTTCACTCTGAACGGAACGGGTTCTTGAGTGATGGGGGCAGGTATGTAGCGGCACGTGCGGACGTGTTGACGCGTTCGGGGCATGTGCCTCTCTCGGGCGCATCGGGCCGGAGCGCATTTCTGGCCGGATCACTGCTAGAGTGCAGCAGCTTGTTGACCGGTAGATCTACGCTGTGGCGCGCTGGTGCCGCGCCTCGACACACCCGAAGCGGGGGAGCCATGGGAAGAAGGATTCTCGCGCCTGGCGCACTGGCGCTGTTGCTGCTGTTGCCTGGAGTGGCGGCCTTCGCGCAGACGACTCCAATCAAGTCGTTCGACCTGGAGCGTCTGGAACTCAATCCCGGAGCTGAAGGCTCGCTCGTCGTGGGCACGGGAGAGTTGCTGCAGGCCGGGCAGTTCCGCATCTCCGCGACAGCCCACTACTCGCACCGGCCGTTGATGTTGTTCCGGGAGGGGAAGGCCACCGGGGTCGTGCCGGGTCGGAGCACGATGCACCTGTCCGCCGCCTACTCCCTGACGAACAGGTTGCAGGTGGAGGGACAGCTGCCGTTGGTGGTGTTGCAGCAATGGGGACCGAGTGCTCCGAATCCAGATGGGCCAAGCTCCTTCCTGCTGGGGACGCCCACGGTAGGGCTGCGCCTGGGTCTGCTCACGCAGGACGATCAGGGCGGGGTCGATGTGGCGGTGGGGGGTGATGTCGGGCTGCCAGTGGGCAACAAGGATGCGTACGCGCGGGATGATGGGCTGCGTTACTCGCCGCGGGTGATGGTGGGCCGGCGCTTTGGTTTCCTGCGGGCGGCCTTGGACGCGGGAGTGCTGGTTCGCCCAGCGGTGCGCGTCACCGATGCCAACGCCGATGTCCTGGATAAACTGGGCAATGAGCTGCGCATTGGGGCGGCGCTGGTGACGACGGGGCGCCGGATGCGGTGGGAGTTCAATGTCCGAGGCATGGTTCCTCTTACGGAGCAGCCGGGCTCGGTGGAACTGATGCCGGGAGTGCGCTACCTGGTGAACCCCTCGATGGAGGTGTTCGCGCTGGCGGGCATCGGGGTCGGCAAGAGTCCAGGGACGCCACTGTTCCGGGTGCTCGCGGGAGGTTCTTTCGGAGACGTGACGCCGCGGCGAGGGCCGGGGGAGTCCTCCGTCAAGTGCGACATGGGACTGTCCCTGGCTCCGGAGGAGTGCCCGGACAGTGACTACGACGGCGACAGTGTGCGCAACGTCGATGACAAGTGCCCGACCGTGCCGGGCGATCCCGCGCGTGCGGGCTGCCCACGGACGGACCTGGACAAGGATGGCATCGAGGACTCGCTGGACGCCTGTCCGACGGAGTTTGGCCCTGCCGCGAGCCAGGGCTGTCCCGCGCGTGATCAGGACAAGGACGGCGTCGAGGACGAACTGGACAGTTGCCCGGCGGAGGCGGGTCCCGCGGACAACCGGGGCTGCCCGCTCAGGGACCGCGACAAGGACGGAATCGAGAACGACCAGGACGAGTGTCCCGA contains:
- the tssK gene encoding type VI secretion system baseplate subunit TssK, giving the protein MKNAQRVVWSEGMFMSPHHMQQLDLYHENLLDLRLGAVEPYPWGVYSLEFDMEALRAGRVQLRHFNGVLPDGMPIGFHSGDPEAPPARPTEGVFPPAQQVLDVYLGVPRERSGVESYGGGDRIGGNPRFTPTNRPVNDLTASTSIVPVAFAQRNVKLLFGTEPREDYDAIKIAELSRDRSGSLTLVENYIPPALRIDASPYIMSELRTLLRLIVAKQRQLASRRRHRDASALEFTASDVTLFLELSALNGIIPLLQHAIDAGNMRPHALYLALSQCAGQLCTFAADADPTTLPPFQFIQLRVTFEELFRRLQSLMRSVALEQCLTVQLQSGDDRLYRGKLEDERLDRCGQFFLSVRSELPERTVAEQLPKLAKLASWGDIQNLVQATSPGVPIQVNYRPPPEVPIQPGVLYFTLFTSDGYWKNAMRDRTLALYLPHPFDAAQTTVELLAVPTASR
- the tssJ gene encoding type VI secretion system lipoprotein TssJ yields the protein MRRGLVKAQPQACPKACVRSGSRDKRVLLTLLLAAATGTSCAKRVGPTPCETPPPMQVVLDVSDQVNPDPRGRSLPTVVQVIQLKDSAKLERAGFRDLWNRPKEYLGEDLLQVAEFTVAPGQKLQRWIQRDPKARFILTMGHFRQPLGYSWRTVSALDPVPPPLCVERPAGDQGEPKPWDVRLRYRLQGYQIDILRPQATLTEPAPAAQSDEAEVPSHPKRSA
- a CDS encoding OmpA family protein, with amino-acid sequence MGRRILAPGALALLLLLPGVAAFAQTTPIKSFDLERLELNPGAEGSLVVGTGELLQAGQFRISATAHYSHRPLMLFREGKATGVVPGRSTMHLSAAYSLTNRLQVEGQLPLVVLQQWGPSAPNPDGPSSFLLGTPTVGLRLGLLTQDDQGGVDVAVGGDVGLPVGNKDAYARDDGLRYSPRVMVGRRFGFLRAALDAGVLVRPAVRVTDANADVLDKLGNELRIGAALVTTGRRMRWEFNVRGMVPLTEQPGSVELMPGVRYLVNPSMEVFALAGIGVGKSPGTPLFRVLAGGSFGDVTPRRGPGESSVKCDMGLSLAPEECPDSDYDGDSVRNVDDKCPTVPGDPARAGCPRTDLDKDGIEDSLDACPTEFGPAASQGCPARDQDKDGVEDELDSCPAEAGPADNRGCPLRDRDKDGIENDQDECPDEPGPVERKGCPEEDSDKDGTPNRVDSCANQPGTEGNLGCPEHEVPLVEISPTELKLRGKVYFEASQSRIQQRSFSVLDWVAKVMREHPEIPQVVVGAHTDDRGFADENRRLSQRRAEEVMRYLIGKGVAAERLDARGYGPDRPIDSNATSIGRENNRRVDFKIVRDGGESSEAPRK